In a genomic window of Halobiforma lacisalsi AJ5:
- a CDS encoding SDR family NAD(P)-dependent oxidoreductase, with protein MNDRPEGLAGVGHVNCSGQTALITGSTNGIGRAAALALGRLGADVVVHGRDVDAGESVVDELETIGAEATFVPADFTDIDAVRELARTVREETDGLDYLFNNAGGYFRTGRLTDQGVEYTFHINHIAPYQLTADLIDHLTDDACIVTTSSAAHRGVSLDLDRVETVESYSSMRAYSHSKLANILFSRELARRVAAQGRSIRSNSVHPGAIPGTDFSRFLPRPLPALVSALDVVPGITSVADGAAELLYAALSPEATAVTGQYFAKQSTRTPSRAARNDDAARRLWERSATLLDIDEPLAEVGESVNPPSE; from the coding sequence ATGAACGATCGTCCGGAGGGACTCGCAGGCGTGGGTCACGTAAATTGTAGCGGGCAAACCGCGCTGATTACGGGTTCGACGAACGGAATTGGGCGTGCTGCTGCCCTCGCGCTCGGCCGACTCGGCGCTGATGTAGTCGTTCACGGACGAGATGTAGACGCTGGCGAGTCCGTCGTCGATGAACTGGAGACGATCGGTGCCGAGGCGACGTTCGTCCCTGCTGATTTCACGGATATCGATGCCGTTCGGGAACTCGCCAGGACAGTTCGGGAGGAAACCGATGGTCTCGATTACCTGTTCAACAACGCTGGCGGGTATTTCCGTACGGGTCGACTCACTGATCAGGGTGTCGAGTACACGTTTCACATCAATCACATCGCACCGTATCAACTGACCGCGGACCTGATCGACCACCTCACCGACGATGCCTGTATCGTCACGACATCGTCGGCGGCACACCGCGGCGTATCGCTCGACCTGGATCGTGTCGAAACGGTCGAGTCGTACTCCTCGATGCGGGCTTACAGCCACTCGAAACTCGCGAATATTCTCTTTTCGAGGGAACTCGCCCGTCGGGTCGCTGCCCAAGGTCGATCGATCAGATCGAATAGCGTCCATCCAGGTGCGATTCCGGGAACCGACTTCAGCCGGTTCCTGCCACGACCGCTTCCGGCGCTCGTCTCCGCGCTCGACGTGGTTCCCGGTATCACGTCGGTTGCCGATGGCGCTGCTGAACTGCTGTATGCTGCTCTCTCGCCCGAAGCCACGGCCGTCACTGGCCAGTATTTTGCGAAGCAGTCGACCAGAACACCTTCGCGGGCGGCCAGGAACGACGACGCTGCACGCCGTCTGTGGGAACGAAGCGCGACCCTCCTCGACATCGACGAACCGCTTGCGGAGGTCGGAGAGAGTGTCAACCCGCCATCGGAATGA
- a CDS encoding alpha/beta fold hydrolase, with amino-acid sequence MVHGLGIVAKRLGRRTPDDYIDDGDQPPDSVYDHYTIDEYAERLEVVHEALGTKQFHLYGQSWGGRLALKYVPSYPDNVAPVTLADASVDIQRGAETM; translated from the coding sequence ATGGTGCATGGTCTCGGAATAGTGGCTAAAAGGTTGGGACGGCGAACACCGGACGATTATATCGACGACGGCGATCAGCCTCCGGACAGCGTGTACGACCACTACACCATCGACGAGTATGCCGAGCGCCTCGAGGTGGTGCATGAGGCGCTCGGCACGAAGCAATTTCACCTGTACGGACAATCGTGGGGTGGGCGGCTGGCACTGAAATACGTGCCGTCGTATCCCGACAACGTCGCGCCGGTGACGCTCGCCGACGCCTCCGTTGACATCCAGCGAGGGGCCGAGACGATGTGA
- a CDS encoding DUF302 domain-containing protein, with protein sequence MDYTIQTSVSGDFDEVVDATIASLEDEGFGVLCDIDVQATLEEKLGEEFQQYRILGACNPALAHEGITEETELGALLPCNVIVYETDDREVVVSAVDPHKLLGIADNEALDGIATEVQERIERTLSAVTDDFEPASEA encoded by the coding sequence ATGGACTATACCATACAAACATCCGTATCAGGTGACTTCGACGAGGTCGTCGATGCCACGATCGCTTCGCTCGAGGACGAAGGATTCGGTGTCCTCTGTGACATCGACGTCCAAGCCACGCTCGAGGAGAAACTCGGAGAGGAATTCCAGCAATACAGAATTCTCGGTGCGTGCAACCCGGCACTCGCACACGAGGGAATAACCGAGGAAACCGAACTCGGGGCGCTCCTCCCGTGTAACGTCATCGTCTACGAAACCGACGACAGAGAGGTCGTAGTGAGTGCTGTCGACCCCCACAAACTCCTTGGGATCGCCGACAACGAGGCACTCGACGGTATCGCAACCGAAGTTCAGGAGAGGATCGAACGCACGCTGTCGGCCGTCACAGACGACTTCGAACCCGCCTCGGAGGCCTGA
- a CDS encoding DUF7576 family protein, protein MPDPDEKPDQTPSDAPLNKELELCANCGAALSKDEWCPIITDTDTDGNLVIRSFCDEACKAAWSDGDISGNRNG, encoded by the coding sequence ATGCCAGACCCAGACGAAAAGCCGGACCAAACGCCTTCGGACGCGCCTCTAAACAAGGAACTCGAGCTGTGCGCCAACTGCGGGGCAGCGCTCTCGAAGGACGAGTGGTGCCCAATAATCACGGATACCGATACTGACGGGAATCTCGTCATCCGATCCTTCTGTGATGAAGCATGTAAAGCGGCCTGGAGCGACGGAGATATCTCAGGAAATAGGAATGGGTGA
- a CDS encoding PAS domain S-box protein: MSTRSGSSEEAFWGDADANVALQRYRTLVNTIDDGIYQLDREGHFVAVNDVIAETTGYSRDELLGEHVSLVLADGDIERIERRITSQLESNRGGIATFELAIQTADGGAVPCELRISLLIEDGEFQGTIGVARDISETKQRLDSLASAHASYDAITNVLDEANVGVFILDDGFDVAWVDETACRHFDLDRDDLIGRNKRQVVTEIAQEAIVDSEQFADRILSTYNDNDYVERFEFRISPGNDRQERWLEHYSEPIESGQYAGGRIELYYDITERKRSEDALRETEERFQSLVDAVEEYAIFRLDIEGNVISWNEGAKEIKGYEASDILGEHFSRFYTAEDQAAGVPERNLQRALETGSTEDEGWRVRKDGTQFWANVTITAVWDDDGTHRGYLKVTRDMTDRRRREQELETELQRILGRISDAFFAVDEGFRFTLVNERAEELLQRSEEELLEERLWDVLPAAAEIDEMWDAFHTAMNSQKATSYELYYEPLDFWIEANLYPSESGISVYFRDVTERKERERALQERERQLSTLMDNVPGMVYRCRNERGWPMEFVSDACLELTGYDSDSLESGDIEWGRDIMVEEERDTLWETVQRTTEEEPMFSETYRIETADGERRWVKDYGRAVFDDGTLGSVEGIIEDVTERKERERALEHRAQQQQVVADLGQFALETDDVDELMHEAARNVAEVLDNDYCKVLDLDSSEQELLLRQGVGWDEGVVGNATTAIDDNSQAGYTLLSEEPVVVDDLDAETRFSGPELLTSHDVQSGISTIIGSIDNPWGILGTHDTTKRDFTEEDLTFVQSVANILAEAIERNRYQRELEEVIADLRESNERLEQFAYAASHDLQEPLRMISSYLQLIEDRYGDELDEDGEEFLEFAVDGADRMREMIDGLLQYSRVESRGEPLQPVDLDAVLDDVRDDLRVKIEESDTEISADPLPRVNGDEGQLRQVFQNLLENAIEYSGDEPPEVDITAERDSDEWVISVSDRGIGIDPEDTDRIFEVFQSLHGPDDHSGTGIGLALCERIVERHDGDIWVDSEPGDGATFSFTLPAVRKASND; encoded by the coding sequence ATGAGTACACGATCGGGCTCGTCTGAAGAGGCGTTCTGGGGGGATGCCGATGCAAACGTAGCCCTGCAACGCTACCGGACGCTCGTCAATACCATCGACGATGGAATCTACCAGCTCGATCGCGAGGGTCACTTCGTCGCCGTCAACGACGTGATCGCGGAAACGACCGGCTACTCACGTGACGAACTTCTCGGCGAGCACGTTTCGCTCGTCCTCGCCGATGGCGACATCGAACGAATCGAACGGAGAATCACGAGCCAACTCGAATCGAACAGGGGCGGGATCGCCACCTTCGAACTCGCCATACAAACTGCCGACGGAGGGGCGGTCCCGTGCGAACTGCGGATCAGTCTCTTGATCGAAGACGGGGAGTTCCAGGGGACTATCGGCGTCGCTCGCGACATCTCCGAGACGAAGCAACGACTGGACTCGTTGGCGTCAGCACACGCCTCCTACGACGCGATTACGAACGTGCTCGACGAAGCGAACGTCGGCGTCTTCATCCTCGACGACGGGTTCGACGTCGCCTGGGTCGACGAAACTGCTTGCCGGCATTTCGATCTCGATCGGGACGACCTCATCGGCCGGAACAAACGACAGGTCGTCACCGAAATCGCACAGGAGGCTATCGTGGACTCGGAACAATTTGCCGATCGAATTCTGTCGACCTACAATGACAATGACTACGTCGAACGGTTTGAATTCCGCATCTCTCCGGGCAACGACCGACAGGAGCGTTGGCTAGAGCACTACAGTGAACCGATCGAATCCGGCCAATACGCCGGTGGGCGCATCGAACTCTACTACGATATCACGGAGCGCAAACGATCCGAAGACGCCCTTCGCGAAACGGAAGAGCGCTTCCAATCACTGGTCGACGCCGTCGAGGAGTACGCTATTTTCCGCCTCGATATCGAGGGGAACGTCATCAGCTGGAACGAAGGCGCCAAGGAGATCAAAGGCTACGAGGCATCGGACATCCTGGGCGAACACTTCTCGAGGTTCTATACGGCCGAGGATCAAGCGGCGGGTGTTCCCGAACGGAATCTCCAGCGGGCACTCGAAACCGGTTCGACCGAGGACGAAGGGTGGCGGGTCCGCAAGGACGGCACGCAGTTCTGGGCAAACGTGACGATCACCGCCGTGTGGGACGACGATGGAACGCATCGTGGGTATCTCAAGGTCACCCGCGACATGACTGACCGACGGCGGCGCGAACAGGAACTGGAAACCGAACTCCAGCGGATCCTCGGTCGAATCTCCGACGCGTTCTTCGCCGTCGACGAAGGCTTCCGATTCACGCTGGTTAACGAGCGTGCCGAGGAACTCCTCCAGCGCTCCGAGGAGGAACTCCTCGAGGAACGCCTCTGGGATGTCCTCCCCGCTGCCGCCGAGATCGACGAAATGTGGGACGCCTTCCACACGGCGATGAACTCACAGAAAGCGACCAGTTACGAACTCTACTACGAGCCACTCGACTTCTGGATCGAAGCGAATCTTTACCCCTCCGAATCCGGTATTTCGGTGTACTTCCGGGACGTCACAGAGCGGAAGGAACGTGAACGAGCGCTCCAAGAGCGGGAACGGCAACTGTCGACGCTGATGGATAACGTCCCGGGAATGGTCTACCGGTGCCGCAACGAGCGGGGCTGGCCCATGGAGTTCGTCAGCGATGCCTGCCTGGAATTGACGGGCTACGACTCCGATTCCCTCGAGAGTGGCGACATCGAGTGGGGTCGCGATATCATGGTCGAGGAGGAGCGCGACACGCTCTGGGAAACCGTCCAGCGCACGACCGAAGAGGAGCCGATGTTCTCCGAGACGTATCGCATTGAAACCGCAGACGGCGAACGCCGGTGGGTCAAGGACTACGGTCGCGCCGTTTTCGACGACGGAACTCTCGGAAGCGTTGAAGGGATCATCGAGGACGTTACCGAGCGAAAAGAGCGGGAGCGAGCGCTCGAACACCGAGCACAACAACAGCAGGTCGTGGCCGACCTCGGGCAGTTCGCCCTGGAAACCGATGACGTGGACGAACTCATGCATGAAGCGGCCCGGAACGTCGCCGAGGTACTCGACAACGACTACTGTAAAGTGCTCGACCTCGATTCCTCCGAGCAAGAGTTGCTGCTGCGCCAGGGCGTGGGCTGGGATGAGGGAGTCGTTGGAAACGCGACCACCGCCATCGACGACAACTCGCAGGCCGGGTATACCTTGCTCTCCGAAGAACCAGTCGTCGTCGACGATCTCGACGCGGAAACGCGGTTCAGTGGGCCGGAACTGCTCACCTCACACGACGTACAGAGCGGGATCAGCACCATCATCGGGTCGATCGACAACCCGTGGGGAATTCTCGGCACGCACGATACCACCAAGCGCGACTTCACCGAGGAGGACCTCACCTTCGTTCAGAGCGTCGCCAACATCCTCGCCGAAGCGATCGAACGGAATCGGTACCAGCGAGAACTCGAGGAGGTGATAGCCGACCTCAGGGAATCCAACGAGCGGTTAGAGCAGTTCGCCTACGCGGCCTCGCACGACCTCCAGGAGCCGCTTCGGATGATTTCCAGTTATCTCCAGCTCATCGAGGATCGGTACGGCGACGAACTCGACGAGGACGGCGAGGAGTTCCTCGAGTTCGCGGTGGACGGGGCCGATCGGATGCGCGAGATGATCGATGGGCTGTTACAGTACTCGCGGGTCGAATCGCGCGGCGAACCGTTGCAACCGGTCGACCTCGATGCCGTTCTCGACGACGTTCGAGACGACCTCCGGGTGAAAATCGAAGAGAGTGATACCGAGATATCCGCCGACCCGTTGCCCCGCGTCAACGGCGACGAGGGGCAGTTGCGACAAGTCTTCCAGAATTTGCTGGAGAACGCTATCGAGTACAGCGGCGACGAGCCACCGGAGGTGGATATCACGGCCGAACGCGATAGCGACGAGTGGGTAATTTCCGTCAGCGACCGGGGCATCGGTATCGATCCGGAAGATACCGACCGTATCTTCGAAGTGTTCCAGAGCCTGCACGGACCGGACGATCATTCGGGAACGGGAATCGGATTAGCGCTCTGTGAGCGAATCGTCGAGCGCCACGATGGCGACATCTGGGTCGACTCGGAACCAGGCGACGGTGCCACCTTCTCGTTCACGCTGCCCGCTGTTCGGAAGGCTTCCAACGACTGA
- a CDS encoding HalOD1 output domain-containing protein has protein sequence MSEITLPASAEPATEPVTIDIVTAVADTKGVDPTELPPLYYAIDPDAIDQLFQSQVQNESLRVQFTFAGCDVTISSDRQVTVTVTPSDADCESSLEA, from the coding sequence GTGTCAGAGATCACCCTCCCCGCAAGTGCAGAGCCCGCCACCGAGCCAGTCACCATCGATATCGTTACCGCCGTCGCAGATACCAAAGGTGTCGATCCGACCGAACTCCCTCCGCTGTACTACGCGATCGACCCCGATGCTATCGACCAGCTCTTCCAATCACAGGTTCAAAACGAATCCCTGCGGGTCCAGTTTACGTTCGCTGGATGTGACGTTACCATCAGCAGCGATAGGCAGGTGACGGTGACGGTGACGCCGTCCGACGCTGACTGCGAGAGTAGTCTCGAAGCGTGA
- a CDS encoding PAS domain S-box protein: MDESGRPEPTLADVQRVFDALDKSGEPLTTAEVAEALGCERQGTSEKLHALAEQDALERKRTESGELWWRSADQRETIEAERGEEFQALVQAVTEYAIFMMDPNGIVQSWNTGAEQLKGYSEEEIIGEHFSIFYPDDAVEASVPENNLEKARERGYLEDEGWRIHKNGERFWANVTITPIWGDDDELRGFAKVTRDMTERHEYEERLRREKERFQRMVEEVQDYAIFMLDPEGYIQTWNEGAERIKGYREREIVGKHFSLFYPENREDRSPEEMLAQAAARGRVEDEGWRLRQDGSRFWANVVITALYDDDEELRGFVKVTRDLTERKRREDRLAALDEMGRQLLEAESPRDVSETVTDAAETDLDLPITMIALYDDESGTLRPLGQTTRAEQLQSDVPFLNPTSDVPWDAFGSDEPLVIDDLTNQFDQLPADPPIASGIIIPLGRHGVFITGFEEPERPSDEALDFVKIVAADLEAALDHVDRQQLLREREAALEDQNDSLARLNRINGIIRTIDQALIGASTRDEIEQAVCTELVTAGPYRVAWIGRQDAASESITPVAAAGIETDYVADLDIDTDDGPAAEHPAGIAARSREPYTIQDIRSDPPFEPWRKEALKRGYRSMISVPILYENTLYGVLTVQAEQPETFTGMEAQVIEELGETVAHAINALESKQALVSDEIIELAFRVRDSDVPLLRLVDRADCTFELDNVLSYEDGSLSAFFTTHGAERSAIEDFVEQSLAFSDLRLIVEDDEEQCTFEVTVDEGSIIATLLDHGAVPRTITAEAGEARVVVALSTQADVREFIEMLQSKYHELELTARRTRDRGARTPEDFKAAFEERITDRQREVLRTAYFSGFFDAPRRSTGEEIGEALGVSQPTVNHHLRASQRELLGMLYDETPPI; encoded by the coding sequence ATGGATGAGTCGGGTCGTCCAGAGCCGACGCTAGCCGACGTGCAACGTGTTTTCGACGCTTTAGATAAATCCGGAGAGCCCCTCACCACGGCCGAAGTTGCGGAGGCCCTGGGTTGCGAACGACAGGGTACGTCCGAGAAGCTTCACGCGCTAGCAGAGCAGGATGCGCTCGAGCGAAAGCGGACTGAAAGTGGGGAGTTGTGGTGGCGTTCCGCTGACCAACGCGAGACGATCGAAGCCGAACGTGGGGAAGAGTTTCAAGCCCTTGTTCAAGCGGTCACGGAATACGCCATCTTCATGATGGATCCGAACGGGATCGTTCAGAGCTGGAACACCGGCGCCGAGCAGTTGAAAGGGTACTCCGAAGAAGAAATCATCGGAGAGCATTTCTCCATCTTCTATCCGGACGACGCTGTCGAGGCCAGCGTTCCGGAGAACAATCTGGAAAAGGCGCGAGAGCGTGGCTACCTGGAGGACGAAGGCTGGCGGATCCACAAAAACGGTGAGCGGTTCTGGGCGAACGTAACGATTACACCGATTTGGGGTGACGACGACGAGTTGCGCGGCTTCGCGAAAGTGACGCGGGATATGACCGAGCGCCACGAATACGAAGAACGACTCCGCCGGGAGAAAGAGCGATTCCAGCGGATGGTCGAGGAGGTTCAGGACTACGCCATCTTCATGCTGGATCCGGAGGGCTATATTCAGACCTGGAACGAGGGCGCCGAACGAATCAAAGGCTACCGGGAGCGGGAGATCGTCGGCAAACACTTCTCGCTTTTCTACCCCGAGAACAGGGAGGATCGGTCACCCGAGGAAATGCTCGCACAGGCTGCCGCTCGAGGACGGGTCGAAGACGAAGGCTGGCGTCTCCGACAGGACGGCTCGCGGTTTTGGGCGAACGTCGTCATCACAGCCCTGTACGACGACGACGAGGAACTTCGTGGTTTCGTAAAAGTCACGCGCGACCTGACGGAGCGCAAACGCCGTGAGGATCGCCTCGCCGCGCTCGACGAGATGGGCCGCCAGTTGCTCGAGGCCGAGTCACCACGGGACGTCAGCGAAACGGTCACTGATGCGGCGGAGACCGACCTGGATCTTCCGATCACGATGATCGCCCTGTACGACGACGAAAGCGGCACACTCCGACCGCTCGGGCAAACGACCCGTGCCGAACAGCTACAGTCGGACGTCCCGTTTCTCAATCCGACGTCCGACGTTCCCTGGGACGCGTTCGGCAGCGACGAGCCCCTCGTCATCGATGATCTCACGAACCAGTTCGACCAGCTACCGGCCGATCCGCCGATAGCGAGCGGCATTATCATCCCTCTCGGTAGGCACGGCGTCTTCATCACTGGCTTCGAAGAACCCGAACGCCCGAGCGACGAGGCGCTCGATTTTGTGAAGATCGTTGCAGCGGATCTCGAAGCCGCCCTCGACCACGTGGACCGGCAACAACTCCTTCGCGAACGGGAAGCGGCCCTCGAGGACCAAAACGACTCGCTCGCCCGCCTCAATCGGATCAACGGCATCATCAGAACCATCGACCAGGCGCTCATCGGCGCATCGACGCGGGACGAAATCGAACAGGCAGTCTGTACCGAATTGGTGACTGCCGGACCGTATCGGGTCGCTTGGATCGGGCGGCAAGATGCGGCTTCCGAGTCGATCACCCCAGTAGCTGCCGCTGGCATCGAGACCGACTACGTGGCCGATCTCGACATCGACACCGACGACGGGCCGGCGGCGGAGCACCCGGCCGGGATCGCCGCCCGCTCGCGCGAACCGTATACGATCCAGGATATCCGGTCGGATCCCCCGTTCGAGCCCTGGCGGAAAGAAGCGCTCAAGCGGGGCTATCGGTCCATGATCAGCGTGCCGATTCTCTACGAGAATACGCTCTACGGTGTTCTCACGGTTCAGGCCGAGCAGCCCGAAACGTTCACCGGGATGGAAGCTCAGGTCATCGAAGAACTCGGGGAAACCGTCGCTCACGCGATCAACGCGCTCGAAAGCAAGCAAGCGCTCGTGAGCGACGAAATCATCGAACTGGCGTTCCGCGTCCGTGATAGCGACGTCCCACTTCTCCGACTGGTCGATCGGGCGGACTGTACGTTCGAACTCGATAACGTCTTATCGTACGAAGATGGGTCCCTTAGCGCATTTTTCACCACCCATGGTGCAGAGCGGTCGGCGATCGAAGACTTCGTCGAGCAGTCACTCGCGTTCTCAGACCTCCGACTCATCGTCGAAGATGACGAAGAGCAATGCACGTTCGAGGTAACCGTGGACGAAGGGAGTATCATTGCAACGCTACTGGATCACGGAGCAGTCCCACGGACGATCACGGCCGAAGCCGGGGAAGCGCGCGTGGTCGTCGCCCTCTCTACGCAGGCCGACGTCCGGGAATTCATCGAAATGCTGCAGTCGAAGTACCACGAGTTGGAACTGACGGCACGGCGAACCCGTGATCGGGGAGCACGGACGCCTGAGGATTTCAAAGCCGCATTCGAAGAACGAATTACTGACCGACAGCGCGAGGTCCTCCGGACTGCGTACTTCAGCGGGTTTTTCGACGCGCCGCGCAGGAGCACCGGCGAAGAGATCGGCGAGGCGTTGGGCGTATCCCAGCCGACGGTCAATCACCACCTCCGCGCCAGTCAGCGCGAACTACTCGGGATGCTATACGATGAGACGCCACCGATCTAG
- a CDS encoding DUF7837 family putative zinc-binding protein, giving the protein MSVYLARETKPGLYAECPLCRDVVNPQ; this is encoded by the coding sequence ATGTCGGTGTACCTCGCTCGAGAGACGAAACCGGGACTATATGCCGAGTGCCCGCTGTGCCGAGACGTCGTGAACCCGCAATAG
- a CDS encoding universal stress protein, with protein MKFLVAVDGSEESENALAYAADIADAMDGSITIVYAADPTVRDEGGDEPNVSLWDADRRLTLESVADVEQRGLDLLEDAADFAAELGQDVEVELLYGDPVTEISDYADEKGFDAIFVGHRGRSERTDAMVGSVAKSIVERATIPVTVVR; from the coding sequence ATGAAGTTTCTCGTGGCCGTCGACGGCTCCGAAGAATCAGAGAACGCCCTCGCTTACGCTGCCGACATCGCGGATGCGATGGACGGCTCGATCACGATCGTCTACGCGGCCGATCCTACCGTCCGCGACGAGGGCGGAGACGAACCGAACGTCTCGCTGTGGGATGCAGACCGTCGGCTGACCCTCGAGAGCGTCGCCGACGTCGAACAGCGAGGGCTCGACTTGCTCGAGGACGCGGCGGACTTCGCCGCCGAGCTCGGCCAGGATGTCGAAGTCGAACTCCTCTACGGCGATCCAGTCACGGAGATCTCCGACTACGCCGACGAGAAGGGATTCGACGCGATTTTCGTCGGCCATCGCGGTCGCTCGGAACGGACCGACGCGATGGTCGGCAGCGTCGCGAAGTCGATCGTCGAGCGGGCGACGATCCCGGTAACGGTCGTCCGGTAG
- a CDS encoding DUF2267 domain-containing protein, producing the protein MDFDEFTGEIQHRLELPDTGRTVRAIRVTLMTLGERIPEGAAEDLAASLPVEIKWYLTGAVKEHGQRFDWQEFLDRVTEREGGRTDPAEAAYHARIVVDLVESEVPGSDFQQLRDQLPESESDENWRKLFEVVDSGGWGDAQEAQTGGGPQPEPEGDGGPEPAGDEPVDETED; encoded by the coding sequence ATGGATTTCGATGAGTTCACGGGCGAAATACAGCACCGTCTCGAACTGCCGGACACCGGCCGGACGGTCCGGGCGATCAGGGTGACACTCATGACTCTGGGCGAGCGAATCCCGGAGGGGGCAGCCGAGGATCTGGCCGCATCGCTCCCTGTAGAGATCAAGTGGTACCTGACCGGTGCCGTCAAGGAGCACGGACAGCGGTTCGACTGGCAGGAGTTCCTCGACCGAGTCACCGAGCGCGAAGGGGGCCGCACCGATCCCGCGGAGGCCGCCTACCACGCGCGGATCGTCGTCGACCTCGTTGAATCCGAGGTCCCGGGCTCGGACTTCCAGCAGCTTCGCGATCAGCTCCCTGAAAGCGAGTCCGATGAGAACTGGCGCAAGCTGTTCGAAGTCGTCGACAGCGGCGGCTGGGGCGACGCCCAGGAGGCACAGACCGGCGGCGGTCCACAGCCCGAGCCCGAAGGCGACGGCGGTCCCGAACCGGCCGGCGACGAACCGGTCGACGAGACCGAAGACTGA
- a CDS encoding DUF2196 domain-containing protein, producing MSADLPTRDELVQGMTVEIEQENGDRIVGEVGAVLTDERTHPEGILVKLKSGARGRVKRIGPET from the coding sequence ATGTCGGCGGACTTGCCAACGCGGGACGAACTCGTCCAGGGGATGACCGTCGAGATCGAACAGGAGAACGGCGACCGGATCGTTGGCGAGGTCGGCGCCGTCCTCACCGACGAGCGCACCCATCCCGAGGGAATCCTCGTCAAACTCAAATCCGGTGCACGGGGACGGGTCAAGCGCATCGGTCCGGAGACCTGA
- a CDS encoding DUF429 domain-containing protein, which translates to MTSHVGVDWASRGWLAVGTDGQEWTARMHPSIHSVWFEHRDADAILVDVPIGLPADHRRTCDREAKDFLGPDRANSVFWTPCRAAVEATTYEQAKEANQMRRGDSLSSQAWGLIPRIQEVDRLLRDAETARQTILESHPDVCFTALSGGDPLSPKQSAAGETERIACLEEVDDAVRPAYDRFVSTYIEEQEPWARRIGASNRDDLLDAMVLALTATLADGEFETLPADPPTDQEGLPMQIIYAEA; encoded by the coding sequence ATGACCTCGCACGTCGGGGTAGACTGGGCCTCACGGGGCTGGCTCGCCGTGGGAACGGACGGGCAGGAATGGACCGCCCGAATGCATCCGTCGATACACAGCGTCTGGTTCGAGCATCGGGACGCAGACGCGATCCTGGTCGACGTTCCGATCGGCCTACCGGCGGATCACCGACGAACGTGCGACAGAGAAGCGAAAGACTTTCTCGGACCGGATCGAGCGAACAGCGTCTTCTGGACGCCCTGTCGAGCGGCCGTTGAGGCCACTACCTACGAACAGGCAAAAGAAGCCAATCAAATGCGTCGAGGCGACAGTCTGTCGAGCCAGGCGTGGGGACTCATCCCGCGGATCCAGGAAGTCGATCGGTTGCTCCGAGATGCCGAGACGGCGCGGCAAACGATCCTCGAATCACATCCCGACGTTTGCTTTACTGCTCTCAGCGGGGGTGATCCATTGAGTCCCAAACAGAGTGCTGCAGGCGAAACCGAGCGCATCGCCTGCCTCGAGGAGGTTGACGACGCTGTTCGACCTGCGTACGATCGATTCGTTTCGACGTATATCGAGGAGCAAGAGCCCTGGGCCCGGCGGATCGGCGCTTCGAACCGGGATGACTTGCTGGACGCGATGGTGCTGGCCCTTACCGCTACACTCGCCGACGGGGAGTTCGAGACGCTGCCGGCCGACCCCCCGACGGATCAAGAGGGGTTACCGATGCAGATCATCTACGCGGAAGCGTAG